From Aliamphritea hakodatensis:
GACCCTCGGGGTGGTACCGGTACTCTACAGCCTGCTGTTTAAGGTGAAACGCGGCTGATTCCCGCCCGCAATACGCAAACAGGCCGGCAATATGCCGGCCTGTTTTGTTTCTGAGGTACTGTCTTTCAGCTCAACTGCTGGAGAGTCACTTCACAGGTATGTTCAGCACTGCTGAGCATCAGCGTATCGTCGGTAATCATCAGTGACAGGTCCATATTCCGCTGCGCCATATCTTCCAGCGGTGCCAACTGCTCAGCCGGCAACTGCCAGACACTGACCTTAGGCAACTGGGTGATGGCCTGCTGATGCTTCTGCCACCAGATCTCAGTTTCGCTGCCATACGCATACAGGCTGATTTGCTGCGCCCGGCTGACCCCTTTACGCAACCGCTCAGGGCTGGCCTGCCCCAGCTCAATCCAGTGTTCGACCTCCCCGGAAGGCGATACCTGCCACAGTTCCGGTTCATCCGTCGCTGAAAGCCCCTTAGTAAAGCTGAGATCCCGGTGATAATTCAGACCATACACCATAATCCGCACCATCATCCGGGTCAGGGTTTCTGACGGATGCTGCGCCACGGTAAGCGATACACTCTCATAACAGTGCCGGTTCATATCGCTAAGCTGCAGGTTAACTTTATAAATTGTCGGTTTCAGGGCCATAGGAATTCTCAGCAAAACGAAAAAAGTGCGCCATTGTAGCGGTAAACGCGCCCCTTAAACAGCAGGCAGTCTGACAGAACCCAGAGCCGTTACTGCCCCCCGCCAGCACGACATCCCGCTTGACCCGCCTGTCACATTGGCCCATCCTTGTCCGACTTTCTCAGCCGCCGCTTTCAGGTGTTAATGATGCAGTGCCGACCGGGCTGCGGTGCATGTTGCATCGCGCCACATATATCCTCCGCCATTCCGGGCATGCCTGAAGGCAAGCCTGCCGGTGTGCGCTGCATCAATCTGGACGCCGGCAATAACTGCCTGATCTGGCAGCGGGACGACTACCCACTGGTCTGTCAGGAC
This genomic window contains:
- a CDS encoding YkgJ family cysteine cluster protein; the protein is MMQCRPGCGACCIAPHISSAIPGMPEGKPAGVRCINLDAGNNCLIWQRDDYPLVCQDFTAHREHCADNRLQALQILTRMEDETRPD
- a CDS encoding YaeQ family protein; this encodes MALKPTIYKVNLQLSDMNRHCYESVSLTVAQHPSETLTRMMVRIMVYGLNYHRDLSFTKGLSATDEPELWQVSPSGEVEHWIELGQASPERLRKGVSRAQQISLYAYGSETEIWWQKHQQAITQLPKVSVWQLPAEQLAPLEDMAQRNMDLSLMITDDTLMLSSAEHTCEVTLQQLS